TTGTTACAGACATCAGTTCTCACAGCTGTCGGTCGCTTCTAGGTCGCTCAGAAACTTGGGGAACGAGTTGAACTCGCTGTGCGACGTTGTTCAGAGACAGCTTTGgttaatcttaatcttaatctgACTGTCTGTGGTTGTTATGTAGTATGGTTGTTGTCAGGAGGGAATTGTTCAAATGCCATGGAGTAAAACGACAACTTTAAATGTGAGGGTGTTGCTTATTTCGACCTGACATTATAGCATTAAAAGATAAAACTATTCTGTCAAGGTCAGTGTCAGCTTTATTATCTTTTTGGAACTCAAGATTGCACATTGAATTGTTGTTGTGGCTAGACTTGGGTGGTATCAGGGTGCTTCGATGTACCAGGGTGTTTAGAAATCCTGAAGTTGTGATTTTCAATACTGTCAAAACACTTCTCTCTCTATTAAACTGATACGGAGATGCTGTGAGTGGTTGGGGATAACCATACAGGactaataataaagaaaagcGCCTCTGCCCTTGTTGAGGAGTATATTGGGTTTAGTCCCCGAATGCCACATATAACTTTATCTTGTTTATTAGCCACATGATTTTACTCAACTGCCAGTTGCACCCACACATCATCTCCATCCAGCACACTGATATATCCGCAGCGGCAACAAGTGTCATCCAATCTGCGAAAGGGTTCAAGTTCGCTTTCTCAAGGGCACCCAGATGGAAGTCGGAGGCCCAACCCGGATTTCCCGCCAGCCGCTCCGTAACCTTCACGTCCCCGTTGCCCCCCCCCTCTGTAATTTCAGAAGGCTCTCCGGTCTGATGAAAACGAACATACTTAAGTCTGTAATCGACTCTGTCAGCTGTAGCGGGAGCCGCTTATTAACTGATTACATGTGTATCACTTTTCCAGAGACCTTCCTGTGTTGACATACTGATGTAGCCTCTTGTCTCTGTGCCCGCAGTTTACAACATTCTGTTGAGGGCAAACAGTTCTGCTACTACCAGCAGTTTCCCCTCCAGTATAGACCAATAAAACAGCAGTTACATGCATGTTCTAAGACTGATTAATCGTTACAGATATGATAAATCTagcatattttataaactgaccTTCATCCCAACACTACATTATgaataatgtgtaaaatgtgccTATGAGATGTAACctattacatactgtatgtcattaaAACACCCTGAATTCTCTGTTTTGTCTCATGTCAATATAATTAAATTGCAAAATGTGGAAATAGTCTATAACCACGTTTTTGgccaacaaacaaaaacagattgtGTGCAGCTGCTATCATAAAACAGTACTGATCCTGTGCTACTGTAAAACACTCTCAGTCAGTACTTGTCAGCTTTAGAAAGTGATCCATTCTGCCTCGGAAGAAAATACTCAATTGATGCCACTTTTATAAATTTGGAACAGCGTGAATGTTCCCTTGAGCTGCCGTCGCGATCAGCTGATCGGCTCGCGCTGATTCctctaacccccccccctcgtctcctcctcctcctctcctccagctgcACAATGAGGACGACTCTTCCGAGGCCTCCGCCAGCGAGCAGCAGCCATCCACCTCCGCCACAGCCCAGGCCAGCACGTCTCAGGACCAGAGCCAGTGTCAGGCCAGCGCGGCGGTGGCGGCGCCCGCTGCTGCCTCCACGTCAGGAGAAGCTTCGGGATCAAGGACTCAGGGGGAGGCGGAGGCACCTCCTCCTCCGTACGCCTCCATCGACCTGGGAGCGACCGCAGCTGCACCTGGTCTGTATAACAAGGAAGTTCCTCACTCTAGCTCAGACTTATCCTTTTTCTTACAGTCTTAGCAGCAACTTTATTTTTCCAAAGTGTGGTTTCATGCTTCCAAAAATGGCAAACGGATTACATCTCTGCGGATCGTCCTTCCTCATGAGTCACCGTCGATTTCCATGACTGCATCACCACATTACTGGCagctaaaaaaaagtctctaCTCAGCTAGATACTGTACGCGGTTTCCTCTCTATCCCCTTTGTTAACCGAGTCTTCTCCCGCAGAGACCAGTTTCCGAGGAGACTTCCCGGTGCCTCCGCCCTACAGCGTCGCCACCTCGCTGCCCACGTACGATGAAGCGGAAAAGGCCAAAGCTGCCGCCATGGCTGCATCCACTGTGGAGGTGATGCCACGGGTAAGGAGACACGATCACAAAAGTCCTTCCATTATTTAACATTCTTTTACGTCTTGACATGACCAAAACAAATGGTAGCAATTAGTCCAAGAGGGGTTAAAAAGGGCTTCATGATACGAagaagttgtatttttttattatttcaatgaGAAGACAACAACATTATTTGCTGAAGGCTTTTTCTTGGggatgttttctctctttgtttgtgtgagtaATTAGATTAGACAGAGTGTTGATCAATGGCAACGCCTGAGAATCCACTAGCTGTCTGTCAGGAGGAGGGAGGTCAAACATGTTTTGCAGCTCATCCGTTGACTTTGTGAAGCAGGTGTGTTTGTTACTCAGTGTAATGTTCacgttttttttcattttttatcattagGATGATGAATTCCCTCCCAGAGATGATTTCAGTGATGCCGATCAGCTGCGAGTTGGGAACGATGGAATCTTCATGTTGGCCTTTTTCAGTACGTAATATTCAGAACACAGCGGGGCTGGATCATAATCATCATTTCCTGACATGTCGGTCTTTGATAACTGAAGTCATAACCTCGAATCTATCGACATGTGACATTTAGTTTCAGTATCAAGTTAATTCATGACACATCTACTTTAATTCACATCTTCTTTTTCCGTCTCTGAAGCTCATCACATTCTACATATATCTCCCAGTGTTGTCGTGAATGTatcatttctgccaagtccgtcaCGCTGGGCCTTTAAATActtacaataaaatatgatggATATACTaatcagaaataaataaacaaatatcaaattaattactgtacataaagaaaaaatagaaacataataaaagaaagaaagattggAAAACTGTttgtcaaatcattttttttcaacatttaagaTGCAGTAATTACGACGGGGACACTTATTGAAAGCTACTTGTGTTTACCAGCTGACCAACTTTATAGTTATGCAGAAAACATGTGTACATACGCATAAAACATCTTAACATTTGTCTCTCTAGTGGCCTTCCTGTTCAACTGGATCGGGTTCTGCCTGTCCTTCTGTCTGACCAATACCATCGCAGGACGCTACGGCGCCATCTGCGGCTTCGGCCTCTCCCTCATCAAGTGGATTCTCATCGTCAGGGTatgttttcttgtattttcGCTGCACTAA
This DNA window, taken from Thunnus albacares chromosome 24, fThuAlb1.1, whole genome shotgun sequence, encodes the following:
- the ndfip2 gene encoding NEDD4 family-interacting protein 2, producing MDPASRYQVLHNEDDSSEASASEQQPSTSATAQASTSQDQSQCQASAAVAAPAAASTSGEASGSRTQGEAEAPPPPYASIDLGATAAAPETSFRGDFPVPPPYSVATSLPTYDEAEKAKAAAMAASTVEVMPRDDEFPPRDDFSDADQLRVGNDGIFMLAFFMAFLFNWIGFCLSFCLTNTIAGRYGAICGFGLSLIKWILIVRFSDYFTGYFNGQYWLWWIFLLLGLLLFFRGFVNYLKVRNMSENMATSHRTRLFFLY